AAAAATTtgaccaaaaaaagtttattaaattaacaaaaatttaatttgtatttccCCATAAGAACActgaactaataaaaaaaaatttaaaaacgtaaCAGTAATTTTTCCTTCTacaaaagataacaaaaaaagaatttctagGCCCAATAGAATTCTGCTTGCATAAAGCAtggatttgaaaaaagaatttttttttgatttactagTTTTGAATAATACAGAACGCtgagattgcgcatgcgttaaatgttttaattgaaaatcacaattgttttaattgattgtcacgatgttttgaatgaatgaatgtcatagttgttttaaatgaatgtcatggttATTTTAAATGGATGTCGTGGTTATTTTAAATGGATGCAAAAACCGGTATATAAAACGTGTGCTGTTTGTCTTATACAGTTGGGTAAAGTCatctaaaattcaaaagatTTCTCCTGCAATTGAAACAGAGATTAAAACCTTTGTCTGGAACCAGTAAAGTTTAGAGGTAAACAACTGTCCTAAAGTTATATAATAGTAAGATCAAGATGTGATACCTGCGAAACTGGATAGAGAAGATATCCACAATAAAATTCCATgctttgtagtttttttttatttttcattattgctttctaatatatattactgttttatCGAAATTttcataactaaaaatattgaattaagaAAAGGTTTCATCATAACATGTATGTgttgtgtattaaaaaaaatacacttttctCAATGCATccatatacataaatgtattttcatatacatttgtatgtatatacaaatgtttatacatataCTTATAATATGATACAGATTGCGACATTTAAGTATATGTAAGTATATGACATTTAAGTATATACATGTATGAATATGTTTGAACATGTGTTGCATTATACATTATACCTATATACTAAtatacttaagttttttaatgtatgtCATAACTAGCATACCGTAAGATTGGGTGGCTTTGGCCCTACGGGATGACTTTAGCCcaagcaaaatttttgtttaaaaatggtttaaaatcgaTACCTCAAATTGtgggaaatttattatttatttagtctgACTTAGTTTACTTAACTCGAGTCTTTGTGATATTATTGTAAGTTGCACTTTAGAAGAAGCACCTAAAATCCGAATTTTTTTAGGCGTGTAAACTTTTACATCGATAGCAGTACCTGGAGAAggttttttattggaatatacactgaattaattttaaaccattagtgtttgattctatcttgttttgaaagcttaacagtttattacttttttgcaattgagatttaaaaaaaataggttgtcTTTGGCCCACTACATAGGGTGACATTGGCCCGGGCTAAAATCACCCCATGTATTAGAGTAAACCTTTTTTAGTGAtcatttatagatattatggtagttactatgttggaatgaaaaattttgtagtagTAATGCAATAGAAAATCAGTATAATAGTTTGTATTAGCAAATAGCGAAATTTGTTTAGTTCTTAGTTTAAATATGCCACAAAATTACAAGCCAAATCgtggaaaaagaaaatatgttacTTATACTTTAGAACAGTTAGACAatgcattaaaagatttaaagaatggTTTAATTACTCAATGACAAGTAGGTTTGAAATACGATATACCTAGAtcagcattaaaaaataaaataaaacagacatATCCTAAAAAGTATGGTGGTCAGcaaatttttacatcaaaagaaGAAGACATGTTTAAGgcatatgcaataaaatcatcTGAGTTTGGTTTTCCtgttgataaatatgatttaagatGCATAGTAAAAGggtatttagagaaaaaaggcGTCGTTATACctcagttcaaaaataattttccaggtGGCGATTGGAttcgatcttttttaaaaagaaatccagAACTCACAGTAAGATTTGCAAGCAACATAAAGCGAAAGAGAGCAGAAATAGGAACGACTGTGATTGATaactactttataaatctatcaaatgaaataagtaatatatcacCTGATAATATATGGAATTATAATGAAACCAATCTCAGTGATGatccaggtaaaaaaaaaatattaacaaagcgTGGATGTAAGTATCCTGAACGCATAATTAATTCTACAAAGACCTCGTTCTCTGTAATGTTTTGTAGCAATGCTAATGGTGAATTGCTACCACCTTATGCTGTTTACAAAGCTGAGTCGTTATGGAATACATGGGCCACCAAAAGCACGTTATAACAGATCAAAAAGTGGTTGGTTTGACTCAACATGTTTTGAGGACTGGTTTTTCTCTTTACTTCTTCCAAGACTTAAGAAGGTTCAAGGAAGAAGTGTCATTATAGGTGATAACGTATCTTCACATTTGAGCATTGCAGTACTGGATGCATGTCAAAGCAATAACAGGATTTGTGGCATTACCAGCAAACTCTGCACATCTCACGCAGCCATTACATGTTGCCTACTTTAGACCTATGAAGATTAAATGGCGCAAAATATTATGTGAATGGTAGGAGAAAGGAAAAGGAAGGAGAGTTGCTTCTCTTCCTAAAAATGAATTTCCTAGACTTTTAGACCGTTTAATTACCAACTTAAATGAACATGGGAATGATAACCTTAGAGCTGGTTTTCGCAAAACCGGAATTTTTCCATTAGACAAGTCTCAAGTGCTTTCACGACTACCATGTTGTAATATAGGTTTAGACTCAACTACTGATTTAGTAAGCCAATCATTTTTAGATCATTTATGTAAGTCACTGGATGATCCCTCAGATGGCTCTAAAAAACCAAAGCGACGTAAAGTATGCGCTGTCCCAGGTAAAAGCTTATGTTCAACAGATATATCATCTtgtgttataaatgaaaataatagattaaattcaaataatgtagatacacctatcagtattataaatacaattgagaCCAACAACATTGACTTTGCTGGCCCAAGTACAAATACTGAAACTACTGAGACTTCTAATCTAATTTTGAATGTAAGTTTAGTCGTaggcaaaaagaactttcaaaatattgataaaacaaaaaatgtttgtaaaaaggaGAGATTGTTAAATCTTGTAGAGAATTATTATGTAATTGTTAAATGCAATGGAGAGTTAAATCCTGGAcaggtttgtttatttattttgaattatttatatttagctaatcaattagtaaactttataacttattattttaataactaatattatttaatgtaataactattgaataattttaaagtaactttcgaaatttttttttctgcagttgaaaaaattaagaaaaaatggagcagaaattactattatgaaaaaaaatggactTAACTGGAAATGGTCACTACCAGcagtgcaacttttttttccccAGTCTGAAATAGTCGATTTTATTGAGGAACCAAAGAAAATGTCAAAAAGAGGAATTTATTCAGTTCCAgaactttttcactaaattttttaaaacatttatttagtcatttttgtttactttatacctaaactgttttgtttacttggtacctatacttgtttagtttgtacctatattttatttactttatacaagaactttgttactaaatctttttttgtcactttatttttgtaaatttattttcttcgcctaaatattgttgtttttattgttgttttgcttcCTTTAGTCCCTTTTTAGAGGGTTGGGCCAAAGTCACCCTAACACACAAGGCGACTTTGGCCCACCATTTAAACCTCCCAAAAGATACTTcaggtaaataattttcaaatgggAGACAGATAGTTCTAACTGTCCTTTCTATGTACTTCTAATAGTACTTAGTGTTTGAGGAAATAACTTTTGTGGCTTTCATGCAATAGACATTAAGGTGCAAAATGGGCCGAAGCCACCCAATCTTACGGTACTGtacattttattgtaaattacatAGGATGAAAAGACTAAAGCTAACGGTACTTTTGTAAGCTTATTGAGCCTCTGAAATTATAAGGTGTAGATTATTATGTCCCAATTGACCTTAAATGCATAAGTTTAGAATAATTAGTCATAGTAGGAAGTAAAGTTGTAAATATTGTGAAGAACTGATTGCTCATTGAATAAATACTGCAGCAACTTTTCCCTAGATGGAAGTTGTTtgtataaaaatgttgtaaatccAACACTTTTGtaaatctttgttttattgcaGGAGAAATCTTTTGAGTTTTAAACGATTTTACCAAACTGTACGAGACAAAcaacaaatgttttatataaatagcaCGCAGTTCTTTACGCAAGTTATCAATTTCGTAGATTTTCAACGGTTTTTGTAGAAAATGTATGAACATTTTTATGGTTtgaaaaacctattttttaaacaacaatttttttactttgtccAACCCCCCAGAAGTTCTAAAAACCATACTTGGTGATTATTAATGTATATCTAACTATTGGAAAAGAAAAATCAGACCTGGGGAGCAACTTACCCTGGCGGTACTCTGGTCCACAGTGATTATACtacaaaatttgtttcaaaaacttaaactttcaattttgattactttttttagtctAATTcacaaaaacatataattatttGGTCAAAAATTATGTAAGCATTATTTTATATCTATGGGCCAGCTTACCCCGATAACTAGGTACATTGGCAACATGACcaaaaaaaaccattattaaTGTATTGAAAACCAAAACGATAAAGTTACTTTAGAGTAGGCAAAGGTCTTCTCAaactttttccataaaaaaataaaattaaaaaaacaaagtttttcacGAAGTAACtcatcaaagaaaaaaacataggCCAAGGTGCGATGGTTTACCCTACTTCAACTATTTTATGCAGAGACAAAGTTcaacaagttataaaaagaataatcgAGTCTCTACTGTCTTCTGAATCTACACAAAAAACATCAAGCATCTTTAAACACAAAGAGTTATTAAGAGCCGTTTTTTACAACAAACGGTAATCGTAAGATCTTTACTATGTGATTATTAGAAACTTTGTTTCATGAAAGGTTTCTTAAAGTTTCCGTCTCTATAAATTTGTTACAATGAAATCAGGTGCAAATTGATGTGCCAGTTTGTGTAAAGTTTTAGTAACTTCGTCAAACAAGTTTATGCGCGAAATTTTAAATCCTTGTTATTTTGTTGAACATTCTGAATCTCACAGGGGTTTCATAATGATAATCTACATCTTAACCTGGTCAtgtaaatatgttatattgataaataagaAATTAGTAGTTAAGATTGAATAAATATGGaagatttttgtattaat
This genomic interval from Hydra vulgaris chromosome 01, alternate assembly HydraT2T_AEP contains the following:
- the LOC124810213 gene encoding uncharacterized protein LOC124810213 isoform X2, which produces MPQNYKPNRGKRKYVTYTLEQSALKNKIKQTYPKKYGGQQIFTSKEEDMFKAYAIKSSEFGFPVDKYDLRCIVKGYLEKKGVVIPQFKNNFPGGDWIRSFLKRNPELTVRFASNIKRKRAEIGTTVIDNYFINLSNEISNISPDNIWNYNETNLSDDPAMLMVNCYHLMLFTKLSRYGIHGPPKARYNRSKSGWFDSTCFEDWFFSLLLPRLKKVQGRSVIIGDNEKGKGRRVASLPKNEFPRLLDRLITNLNEHGNDNLRAGFRKTGIFPLDKSQVLSRLPCCNIGLDSTTDLVSQSFLDHLCKSLDDPSDGSKKPKRRKVCAVPGKSLCSTDISSCVINENNRLNSNNVDTPISIINTIETNNIDFAGPSTNTETTETSNLILNVSLVVGKKNFQNIDKTKNVCKKERLLNLVENYYVIVKCNGELNPGQLKKLRKNGAEITIMKKNGLNWKWSLPAVQLFFPQSEIVDFIEEPKKMSKRGIYSVPELFH